Part of the Microcoleus sp. AS-A8 genome, CGAATGCGATAGACGCGATCGAATCTCGCAACGCTTGCGAGGCGATCGAAGGGGTTAACAAACAGGGTTCGTCTAACCTGTTCAAAAGCCATCCGGGATTGATTTGGATTTGCACAGAGGTTTTATCGGAGCGCAATGAGGTGATTATTCTGATTAGTGACAACGGGCCTGGGATGGCCCAGGAGGTACAGCGAAGGATTTTCGATCCCTTCTTTACAACCAAACCCGTCGGTTCCGGTACAGGTCTAGGGCTGTCGATTAGTTACCAGATTGTGGTGGAAAAACACGGGGGGCGATTGGAGTGTATTTCAGCACCGGGTCAGGGTACCGTGTTCTTAATTTCCCTTCCCATTCACCAATCTTCGTAGTGGAGGCTAGGCTGACTGGAATTCTTTTGCCTGAGTGTGTTCAATAATCTCAAGTTTTTGCTATGATTGCTAGTGCAAGTTAAGCGGATGTGGCGGAATTGGCAGACGCGCTAGATTTAGGTTCTAGTACCGCAAGGTGTGAAGGTTCAAGTCCTTTCATCCGCATTTAATATCTGGTAAGGGTTTCAGCTTATATGTTAGCTGGAATCCTTAACTTATTTTTGGCTATATCTTGTCTTTTTGGCTATCCACTAGCTATCATAATCTTGACGCGCTAGAGTTCTGATATCCAAGGCAATGAATACTACACAAACCAAAGCAGCTAAGGGAACAGTAGGGATTGAGAGCTTCAGAGGTAAATTACGTTTGCGCTTACCTCGTAGTATTGAAACTAACAACAGATATATCTCTACTGGCTTGCAGGATACTCCTGAGAATTTGAAGAAAGCTCAGAAGATAGCATGGCAGATTGAGGAGGATATCAGCAATGGAACGTTTGATTCTACCTTGGCTACCTATAAGCCTCAGTATCATTTAACAGTTGTACAAGCAATTAAAGCTCAACCAGCGCTATCCCTCTCGCAACTATGGGAACAGTACACCGAGTACAGAAAACCTCTGATTGCTGAAACAACGCTCAAGATTCAATATGCAGCAGTACGGAATCATATTGCCAAGCTACCGACAAAGACTCTAAGCGATGCTGTTCAGATTCGGGATTTTCTGGTAAGTAAGTTGTCCAATGATGCGGCAAGAAGAACTCTAACTCAAATTTCAGCTTGTTGCGACTGGGCAGTTGATTCTTGCTTAATCTCCAGTAATCCGTTTCATGGCATGGCACAAAAAATTAAGGTAGTAAAGGATGAAACAGATACTATCGATCCATTCACGGCTGAAGAACGAGATATTATCATCAAAGCTTTTGAGGAACATTCTCTCTATTCCTATTATGTTCCATTCGTCAAGTTCTTGTTTATGACTGGATGCCGTACTGGTGAAGCGGTAGGGTTGCAGTGGAAACATATTTCTACGGATTGTAGAACAATTACCTTCTCTGAATCAGTTAGTACTCAATTAAAAATCCGTAAAGACTGTAAAACACATCAAAGCCGTAAATTTCATTGTAATGCTACTTTGCAAGCTTTGCTACTCAGCATTAAGCCTAATAACTGTAATCCTGAAGCATTAGTTTTTCCAAGTAAGAAAGGTGGTATTATTCGTTCTGGTCATTTCCTTGATAGTGCATGGAAAGGACGTTCTGATAGAAATGATGGAATTGTTACACAGCTTGTAAAAGAAGGAAAAATAAGCCGCTATCGTACTCAATACAATACACGCCATACTTTTATTACGCAGTGTTTGGCAGCTGGAGTTAGTGTTGTGCAGGTAGCTAAATGGGCGGGGAATTCACCAGAAATAATAATGAAGCATTATGCTGGCATTACTACTCATGTGCAAGTACCTGAATTCTAATACAACCAGCTAATTAACCGTAATAGGATAGTAGAAAAATAAACTACTATCCTTGGATCAAAAATAGTAAATTTTAAATATGTTTATTCGATTAGATATTTAAGATCGAGTATTGCTATCAGGTTGTTAGATTAATCCTTTGAGAATCGTCTGTGAAGCATGAGAAACGCTATTAAGGTAGGATATGACCTGAAGATAGTTTTAGGTGGCTTCTAGGAGCAAATGAACGATAGCGATCGCAGCGATGACTGGAAGCAACAGGAAACCGTAATTGCTATAGAAGACGACCATCCGGGAGAGTGGCAGTACTTCACCTATCCTAACTGGGATGAAGCAATGGAAGCGGTCAAGGTAGCACGTAGGCAAAGTAAAGCAGCAGTCATCTACTCTGGAGCATCACCACCTGTACCACCTGAGTTTTAACAGTGCTTATCAAAGCTCAACTTCCTGCTTGGATATCCATCAATAGTTATATCATCCAAAACGTTTGCTCTATAAGGGTTGGTAGTCCTATCGCTTCAGGCACAAGTTCCTGCAAGACTAC contains:
- a CDS encoding DUF3596 domain-containing protein — encoded protein: MNTTQTKAAKGTVGIESFRGKLRLRLPRSIETNNRYISTGLQDTPENLKKAQKIAWQIEEDISNGTFDSTLATYKPQYHLTVVQAIKAQPALSLSQLWEQYTEYRKPLIAETTLKIQYAAVRNHIAKLPTKTLSDAVQIRDFLVSKLSNDAARRTLTQISACCDWAVDSCLISSNPFHGMAQKIKVVKDETDTIDPFTAEERDIIIKAFEEHSLYSYYVPFVKFLFMTGCRTGEAVGLQWKHISTDCRTITFSESVSTQLKIRKDCKTHQSRKFHCNATLQALLLSIKPNNCNPEALVFPSKKGGIIRSGHFLDSAWKGRSDRNDGIVTQLVKEGKISRYRTQYNTRHTFITQCLAAGVSVVQVAKWAGNSPEIIMKHYAGITTHVQVPEF